The DNA sequence TGTCAATGTATTAACGCAACGGGAATAGTGAAAAATTTAAAACGCTGGTAGCCGGTCTATTTGGGTAAAAATCCCTCCCCTGCAAAAGTGAAAAACGTGACCCCCTAACCCCCTTCTATATGGTATATAATACATGTGGTTTGTAACCAACCGATATAATTACTTAAAAGATTATTTTTCTACGCCATAGGTGCGTCTCAGTATGTTTTAGATTCCTCAATAATATTGTTAAGTTAAGTGCACTTTTCTACGCCATAGGTGCGCACCCCGTGTTGGTGCAACCGCCAGAAATATTGTTGTTGTCCAATTATATATAAATATGTATATTTGTATAATGGATGAGATCAAACCGAAAGGTCTTGAATGGATCGGGACAAGCCGAAAAGACATGCAGGCTTTACCTTTCTCCGTCCGCCGGACCTTCGGCTATGCGCTTTATGAGGCACAATTGGGCAAGAAGCTACAAGACGCAATACCTCTCAAGGGCTTTGGAGGGGCTGGCGTATTGGAAGTGATCAAGGACTACAGGGGCAATACATACCGCGCCGTTTACACCATCCGGTTTGCCGCACAGTCTATGTGCTGCATATATTTCAGAAAAAGGCAAAGCGCGTTATTGGAACGCCGGCAGAAAGAACTGGACCTGATCAGAAAACGATTGAAACGGGCCGAGAATCTTTACATCGGCAAAGATAAAGGGGTTTGACCATGAAAAAAGACCATGAAATAAGCAGCGGCAACGTTTTTGCCGACCTGGGATTTCCCAATTCAGAACAAGAGCTTATTAAGGCGAAGCTCACCGTACAGATTTACCAGCTTCTGAAAGAGAGGGGCTTAACCCAGGGTAAAGCCGCAAAGTTGTTAGGCACGACACAGGCGCAGGTATCGACGCTTATGCGTTGCCGTCCGGTGTCGGTATCTGTAGGACGTTTGATGGAATTTTTAACAATACTCGGGCAGGATGTGGAACTGACAGTTAAACCGGCAGCCTTTCACAACAAGGGACAACAGGGGCGCATGTCGGTCACGATAAAGCCCGCTCACCAACACTTATAAACAACTGTGTTGAGATTTTTTGTTTCCAAAGCTCGAACCGCGCCGGATTAGTGGCGGTGTATCTGACAGCATGCTGAACGTTCTATATACCCTGAATAGTAGGGCGTAGAATGTAAAGCCCTGAACTTCCCGCTACACCCTTCTTGTTTAACAAAACAATCCATTTTGTTGCCATTTAATAATATTTCGGAAAAATCTTCCCCAAAAGTAAAAAGCCTTCAAACCATTACTGGCAAGCCAGCAGGATAAGGTGTTGATACGTCCTTGAACCACAAATACCTTCAGAAACAGCCAATATTTCCGACAAAACCCACGATAAAGCACAAACCTGTTCACGAAACAGAAAAAATCGTGCGCTAAGCATGTCGGAAAGGTAGATATAAAATTTGGATGTTGAAATTATCCGTTAAAGTAGCTATAATAAATATAAAGTAGCTACTTATGGAGGATGCGATGAGAACTGTGACTGCAAAGGATTTAAAAAACAAAACTGGCGATGCAATACAGGCAGTCTCGAGGGGTGAAAAAATAGTGGTTACGTTAAGAGGAAAGCCTGTCGCGCTGATATCGCCTATCAATGCGGAAATGATCGAGCAACAATCGCTCAGAGATATGGATGTCGCCTGGGATGATATAGGAAGAACACTGCAGGCAAGCAAACCCCGTTTTAAAAATGTTGAGGAGGCAATGGGTTGGACAAGAAAAAGGTCATAGCATTCATAGATACAAATGTTTTTGTTGTAGACCTCAGATACAAAGACGACAAGAAATTTAAAATAAATCGGGATTTTCTGGATTTCGTTGCATCTGGCAATTGCAAGGGTATCACGAGCATATATAACCTTCTCGAAGTGTGCGGAATACTTTCCTTCAAATTAAATGAACAGCAACTGAGAGAGCTTTATTATTTCCTGCCAGAAAAATATAAAATAGACATTATGCCGTCCCGCAGTATTGATTCTTATCTGCCCACGGTATATGCCAGAGAAATAATGGATCTGATGTACGGAAAGGCAAGTTTTGGTGATGCACTTATCGCAGGTTTTGTGAAAAAGAAATTCTCTGCCAATATGATATTCGTGAGTTGGGATGCAGACCATTTTAAGCATTTATTGCCAACAATTGCTCACACTCCTGAAGAATTTCTTAAGCACCTGCAATCTTGACGGCGATAACGCTCTTTCGGTACACTTTTCCGGAAGTACTTTTTGCATAATCTTCAATCCTTTTGTTAAGAAGTTTGCTCCTTACATTTAGAGATTTTTAAGGGAGTATTTTCAACATTATATGTTACTGGCTTGTGAGAATTCACCCCTTCAGGAGATTATCATTTTTTTATCTGAAGTACGTTACGATTACCTTGCCTGATGATGTTTGAGTAATGATAACCTTTGAAAAGACCTTCTTCTGGAGTTCCTTATGAGCTTCCGAAAGCTGTGTCCTGATTCTTGACGGACTGTATTCTTCCTTTACTTGTAAACGCTGTGCTAGTTTTTTGTATGATATATTTACCGGGAGATTATCAGATAAGGCAAGCACGGGCGACAGGCATCTGTATATCCCTCTCGCAAGACCGTTATTAAGAGAGATGTACGTACTGTAGTTTAAACTACTGGCAAAACCAGCGTTTATATTCTTCAGGAATACCATGTTTAGCCATATTTTTGTGGTATATACCCTCTCTTCGTCATCAGCTTTTTGCCCTGAGAAGATGATCCTGTCAAAAATACCAAACGAATCTGTGATAAATTTTCTTTTTTCCGCATCGTAGAAGGTTTTCTCTGTAATAATTGTCAGAGACTTTATTCTCAGCATGGATTCTTTTATCATCTTGGATACCTTACCGGAACTGTGGTTAAGATTGATCATTCGCGCTACATCTCTCAATCCGCCCACCTCAACCGGGTTCGAAATAGGCTTCGGCATTTCGGACAGCACCATATTGATAGCCATAAACACAGCCTCGTCAAAAGGTCCCGGCAATCCCATCTTCGAGGGGATTACTACCCACTTACGAGACTCCTTCCCGTACTCCTGCACGACAGATATTTCCTCCACCTTGTGTATCCTCGTCCTGCTGTGAGTAAAAACAGGGAACCGCAACAGGTTTTTTTCATGGTACATCCTCTGTACCGTCACATCGTTAAGGCTGTGCCGGTAAAGTATGCTTTTTACAGTTCGTTCCACCTCTTTAGCGGGCAGAGGCGGATCATTCTTCTGATTCCATACCTCTGCCATTTCCATGCAATCCTTATAGTCCAGCCCATCATTGACCCAACTTCCGCATAGCCGGGCAAGCGTATCGTTTCTGCTTCCCTTGCCGACTCCTTTGTAGAGCGGTTTCAAATCAATAACTTTTTTATTTAGCGCTTGTGATACGAATATCTCAGGCAATGGAGTTATGGGCACATCAACGGTCTCCCATGTATATTGCATCCCTGTCAGATGCTCACTCGGCGGGGCGATTACATAACCTCCGTCCGCTCTGATGTCTATTTTCTTGTCACCATCAACGGAGTTTTTGACGTAGCCCTCCATTGGATAACGGTAGTAGGCGTGAACGCCCCGTGCGGTCCTGACAATGGCAGTATTAAGATATTCTTTGTTTTTCGCCCACCTGACCGCATCCGCTGAATCGAAGTCAACAACAACCAGGTGCGATATTTTTCCCGTGACGATTGCAATATTCGCCATCGGCCACTTCGTAAACCATTCTCTTATCTCATTTTCGGTCGGGTGTCTTTGCTGGAATTCGCTCCATTTAACGAGCGGAGCCTTTGTATCTTTCAGTCGTTCATCTATGTCAACACCTTTCGAATAGTGAGACCCCTTTACGGGGATTATTGAAAATCCTTGATTCAAATAACGCAAGCCGTAGAATAAAGTGCTGTTCAGGGATTTGTCATCGACTACAGCTGAATAATTCACGAATGTTTTCTCCTCTCTTTTTTTTGCGATGATGTACACATTGAGTATTACGGAAGTAATAGGAGAATAAACTTTATTCGGGAGGTCTGATTTGCTTCGAAATTTTGTTCAGAGTTTATCCAGATTGTTCAAGAAGCGCTACATAAAAAATCTTAAAATTGCTGATGCGTATTTCAATGGAAGTCGCCATTTTAACGAACTTCTCAGATATGTGTATCA is a window from the Pseudomonadota bacterium genome containing:
- a CDS encoding helix-turn-helix transcriptional regulator, giving the protein MKKDHEISSGNVFADLGFPNSEQELIKAKLTVQIYQLLKERGLTQGKAAKLLGTTQAQVSTLMRCRPVSVSVGRLMEFLTILGQDVELTVKPAAFHNKGQQGRMSVTIKPAHQHL
- a CDS encoding type II toxin-antitoxin system prevent-host-death family antitoxin; translated protein: MRTVTAKDLKNKTGDAIQAVSRGEKIVVTLRGKPVALISPINAEMIEQQSLRDMDVAWDDIGRTLQASKPRFKNVEEAMGWTRKRS
- a CDS encoding bifunctional DNA primase/polymerase, whose translation is MNYSAVVDDKSLNSTLFYGLRYLNQGFSIIPVKGSHYSKGVDIDERLKDTKAPLVKWSEFQQRHPTENEIREWFTKWPMANIAIVTGKISHLVVVDFDSADAVRWAKNKEYLNTAIVRTARGVHAYYRYPMEGYVKNSVDGDKKIDIRADGGYVIAPPSEHLTGMQYTWETVDVPITPLPEIFVSQALNKKVIDLKPLYKGVGKGSRNDTLARLCGSWVNDGLDYKDCMEMAEVWNQKNDPPLPAKEVERTVKSILYRHSLNDVTVQRMYHEKNLLRFPVFTHSRTRIHKVEEISVVQEYGKESRKWVVIPSKMGLPGPFDEAVFMAINMVLSEMPKPISNPVEVGGLRDVARMINLNHSSGKVSKMIKESMLRIKSLTIITEKTFYDAEKRKFITDSFGIFDRIIFSGQKADDEERVYTTKIWLNMVFLKNINAGFASSLNYSTYISLNNGLARGIYRCLSPVLALSDNLPVNISYKKLAQRLQVKEEYSPSRIRTQLSEAHKELQKKVFSKVIITQTSSGKVIVTYFR
- a CDS encoding type II toxin-antitoxin system RelE/ParE family toxin, with translation MDEIKPKGLEWIGTSRKDMQALPFSVRRTFGYALYEAQLGKKLQDAIPLKGFGGAGVLEVIKDYRGNTYRAVYTIRFAAQSMCCIYFRKRQSALLERRQKELDLIRKRLKRAENLYIGKDKGV